In one window of Carassius auratus strain Wakin chromosome 28, ASM336829v1, whole genome shotgun sequence DNA:
- the LOC113046967 gene encoding MHC class II transactivator-like isoform X1: MSWSRGCCPVMVPFEEVLFQVRKALQVSPSLLHELLRELHEARVFSTQYYQSLYKDGDIGEQRLCEVFLNNGEDLARRLSLPIWQNWDISQSILDLALSKEEDLVPSDAEWQDIVPDLMSELLPDNVILKYLESPESIEDDFDPTVLDNFPGDIGTTCTPIPEDATFLDGVPPKKPKVVHKRRRKRGHSTANRKATVCPESPSNGSTPTIVPESSFHLSSTPFQHVLRIPFSPPLLPPNGGSPLQIIQTIGPYTPPLFGTVVPTGSTYVIVSPQCVSPGAQILPLSPATGTVAPPELTGSVLPVGSSSDSACQGSPTVDPHSPTKDLQKHNDSTSPKSEKKLRPAAPECVKDYKHHTQSYMRDVCCSMRGNLGMESHYVDAHLVQRKLLIKSGKNANKCLEKELVVLSDSERKRAKLDRSQLFHNSDSKPKQSFALLGKAGAGKTTFIQRLCLDWASGSLPQFQFVFLLNCKILDLTKSTYSLKGLLLDLSVSPRCEDSDSVFKHILSCPDEVLIIFDSFDHIKDFEGLLQSPAKSHTNTKYTIKQLFSGLFQKEILSGCTLLIATRPKDVLNQVLRKMDSLLELCGFSPEDIELYTSKYFGDNTSLQESALKQIKNDRYIFSLCSNPLLCWTTCFLLEHQESCSDLPSTLTDLYQRVTSKHLQLASLENSSLCKNRKHLDIPQLCKMAWEGFKNHDTRLNPASSAEQLDCALKSGILTSYKTPEGQENHFADLFTQNLLSAVHLVQSKQVNEKMVVANSVVHQKKRKVQGESQDVLQRFVTGLVFQKPPDGVSILDSSVNIKAKRKAVETHLESMKPNDLVPARLLELFHCVYETGSAKFAKLLLKNLPDNLSFYGTQLCPSDVYVICHLLQYASALKRTFSINLQDTCIPISGLKELVGLKCIKAFWSHTADTIGLWEDLHQSNDELNLKSAIEKFTLHPFKATEGYHIESLPVLVQIHREKKLPMSESVSALDEGVPALRHLQRLEFELGVQNGPELFPKLVEVLPSLQSLQHLDLEKNQIGDSGAEKLAGVLHFLECLKLLNLSQNLIGDAGVEKLAKALAKVPSLQSLSLYGNAIADIGAEHLALALPDMNFLLDLNVAFNKFTDLGATKLGAALKNCTGMKSLELWNDCIPYGVFEHLRLQDPRIRSL; this comes from the exons ATGAGCTGGTCTCGCGGCTGCTGTCCAGTCATGGTTCCCTTTGAGGAGGTACTGTTTCAGGTGAGAAAAGCTTTACAGGTCAGCCCAAGCCTACTGCACGAGCTTCTCCGAGAGCTACACGAGGCCCGCGTCTTCTCTACCCAGTATTACCAGTCTCTCTACAAGGATGGGGACATTGGAGAGCAGCGTTTGTGTGAAGTCTTTCTCAACAATGGAGAAGATCTGGCCAGAAGACTCTCTTTGCCAATCTGGCAGAACTGGGACATCAGCCAAAGCATCTTGGATTTGGCACTCTCCAAAGAGGAAGATTTGGTTCCTTCTG ATGCTGAATGGCAAGATATTGTCCCGGACTTAATGTCTGAACTCTTACCTG ATAATGTCATCTTAAAGTATCTCGAGTCTCCTGAGTCTATTGAAGATGATTTTG ATCCCACCGTTCTTGATAACTTTCCAG GTGACATAGGCACGACCTGCACGCCAATACCAGAGGATGCTACTTTCCTAGATGGAGTGCCACCCAAAAAGCCAAAAG TTGTACACAAACGCCGCAGAAAACGTGGCCATTCAACTGCTAATAGAAAAG CTACAGTGTGCCCAGAAAGTCCCTCAAACGGAAGCACACCCACCATTGTCCCTGAGAGTAGTTTCCATCTAAGCTCAACCCCGTTCCAGCATGTGCTTCGTATTCCCTTCAGCCCTCCTCTTCTGCCCCCTAATG GAGGTTCACCACTACAAATAATCCAGACAATTGGCCCTTATACACCCCCTCTGTTCGGCACTGTGGTTCCAACAGGGTCTACATACGTGATTG TATCGCCTCAGTGTGTGAGTCCGGGCGCTCAGATACTTCCTCTTTCACCTG CCACTGGCACAGTTGCACCGCCAGAACTCACTGGTTCTGTACTTCCTGTTGGCTCATCCTCAGACAGCGCATGCCAGGGCTCGCCAACAGTAGACCCACACTCCCCTACAAAAG ACCTACAAAAACACAATGATTCCACCTCTCCAAAAAGCGAAAAGAAACTCCGCCCAGCAGCACCAG AATGTGTGAAGGACTACAAACATCACACACAATCCTACATGAGAGATGTCTGCTGCTCAATGCGTGGGAACCTGGGAATGGAGTCGCACTACGTGGACGCACATCTGGTCCAGAGAAAACTGCTTATCAAATCTGGTAAAAATGCAAACAAGTGTCTGGAGAAGGAACTGGTCGTCCTTAGTGACTCAGAGCGAAAGAGGGCAAAGCTGGACAGAAGCCAGTTGTTTCATAACAGTGATTCCAAACCGAAACAGTCATTTGCTCTCCTGGGAAAAGCCGGAGCGGGGAAAACCACGTTCATTCAGCGTTTATGCTTGGACTGGGCGAGCGGCAGCCTGCCtcaatttcagtttgtttttttgttgaactGTAAAATTTTAGACCTCACAAAATCAACCTACAGCTTGAAAGGTTTACTGTTGGATTTGTCTGTGTCTCCTCGCTGCGAGGACTCAGACTCTGTGTTCAAACACATTCTGTCCTGCCCTGATGAAGTTCTCATTATCTTCGACAGCTTTGATCACATTAAAGACTTTGAAGGGCTTCTCCAGTCCCCTgccaaatcacacacaaacactaaatacACAATCAAACAGCTATTTTCCGGTTTGTTCCAAAAGGAAATCCTCTCGGGCTGCACGCTACTCATCGCCACGAGGCCTAAAGACGTTTTAAACCAGGTGCTGCGAAAAATGGACAGCCTTTTGGAGCTTTGTGGCTTCTCTCCTGAGGACATTGAGTTGTACACATCAAAATATTTTGGGGATAATACTTCCCTCCAAGAAAGTGCACTAAAACAGATTAAGAATGACAGATACATATTCAGTTTATGCTCCAACCCGCTGCTTTGTTGGACTACCTGTTTCCTGCTCGAGCACCAAGAAAGCTGCAGTGATTTGCCTTCAACCCTCACGGATTTGTACCAAAGAGTGACCTCCAAGCATCTGCAACTAGCTAGCCTTGAGAATAGCTCGTTgtgtaaaaacagaaaacatctgGACATCCCACAGTTGTGCAAAATGGCATGGGAGGGCTTCAAGAATCATGATACACGGCTAAACCCTGCCAGTTCTGCGGAGCAGCTGGACTGCGCTCTAAAAAGTGGCATACTCACGTCCTACAAAACGCCTGAGGGTCAGGAAAACCACTTTGCAGACCTTTTCACTCAGAACCTCCTGAGCGCTGTGCATCTGGTACAGTCCAAACAGGTGAATGAGAAAATGGTGGTAGCAAACAGCGTAGTCCATCAGAAGAAGCGAAAGGTTCAGGGAGAGTCGCAGGACGTGCTGCAGAGGTTTGTCACCGGCTTGGTCTTCCAGAAGCCCCCTGATGGAGTCAGCATCCTGGACAGCAGTGTCAACATTAAAGCCAAAAGAAAGGCTGTCGAAACCCATCTGGAGAGCATGAAGCCGAATGATTTGGTTCCTGCCAGGTTACTAGAACTGTTTCATTGCGTTTACGAGACCGGCAGCGCCAAGTTTGCCAAACTGCTGTTGAAGAACCTGCCTGACAATCTGTCATTCTATGGGACGCAGCTTTGCCCATCGGATGTGTATGTTATATGCCATCTCCTTCAATATGCCAGTGCGCTGAAGCGGACCTTCTCCATTAACCTGCAAGACACATGCATTCCCATCAGTGGCCTGAAAGAGCTTGTGGGACTCAAATGTATCAAAGCATTCTG GTCACATACAGCAGACACCATTGGCTTATGGGAGGACTTGCATCAAAGCAATGATGAACTGAACCTGAAAAGTGCCATTGAGAAATTCACCTTGCACCCATTCAAGGCAACAGAAGGGTATCACATAGAGAGCCTGCCCGTCCTTGTCCAAATTCACAGAGAGAAGAAGCTACCAATGAG TGAATCTGTGTCTGCACTGGATGAAGGTGTGCCAGCCCTCCGGCATCTTCAGAGACTGGAATTTGA GCTTGGAGTCCAGAACGGTCCTGAACTTTTCCCTAAACTCGTAGAGGTCCTGCCTTCTCTGCAGTCTCTCCAACATCTGGA cCTTGAGAAAAACCAAATAGGAGACTCTGGAGCTGAGAAGCTAGCTGGCGTTTTACATTTCTTGGAATGTCTGAAATTGCTGAA